One Phocaeicola dorei genomic region harbors:
- a CDS encoding alpha/beta hydrolase: MKHLNFILAGLFFLCGLCCRAQVLPLEENVVLNTKEGQIKGKLLLPGGVKTCPVVLIIAGSGPTDMDGNSAIGNLRNNSLKFLAEGLAANGIASLRFDKRGIGTSASAGKEEAKLRFEDYVNDVTGWIDYLSKEKRFTTITVAGHSEGALIGMLACQNRPKVKGYISIAGAGRPAYEIIEAQVTAQQNPEAVRKEVASINGSLKNGKEVSDVPAYLQSLYRASVQPYLISWFKYNPRTVIASVKVPVLIVQGKNDIQVSVEDAEFLKKGCPAAELLLIDKMNHVLKDCESKAVQQQMLTYGNPSLPVNNALIASVSTFVKKLK, from the coding sequence ATGAAACATTTGAATTTTATTTTAGCCGGTTTATTTTTCCTGTGCGGTCTTTGTTGTCGGGCACAGGTGCTTCCTTTGGAAGAAAATGTGGTGTTGAACACCAAGGAAGGACAAATCAAAGGAAAACTGCTTTTGCCCGGTGGGGTGAAAACCTGTCCGGTGGTGCTTATTATAGCCGGATCCGGACCTACGGATATGGATGGTAATTCAGCCATTGGCAATTTGAGGAATAATTCGTTGAAGTTCCTGGCAGAAGGCTTGGCGGCAAACGGCATCGCTTCCTTGCGCTTTGACAAGCGGGGGATAGGAACCAGTGCGTCGGCTGGTAAGGAGGAAGCGAAACTTCGTTTTGAAGATTATGTGAACGATGTAACTGGCTGGATTGATTACCTGTCGAAAGAGAAACGTTTTACGACGATCACGGTGGCAGGACATAGCGAAGGGGCGCTGATTGGAATGTTGGCCTGTCAGAACCGGCCGAAGGTGAAAGGCTATATCTCGATTGCCGGTGCGGGTCGTCCTGCCTACGAGATTATAGAGGCGCAAGTGACCGCTCAACAGAATCCGGAAGCGGTGCGGAAAGAGGTGGCATCCATTAACGGGTCTTTGAAAAACGGCAAGGAAGTGAGTGACGTGCCGGCTTATCTGCAATCATTGTATCGGGCTTCTGTCCAGCCTTATTTGATTTCCTGGTTCAAGTATAATCCCCGGACGGTGATTGCTTCCGTCAAAGTGCCGGTTCTCATTGTTCAGGGTAAAAATGATATTCAGGTATCGGTGGAGGATGCCGAATTTCTGAAAAAGGGTTGCCCGGCTGCCGAGCTGCTTTTGATTGATAAGATGAACCATGTGCTGAAAGATTGTGAGTCAAAGGCCGTACAGCAGCAGATGCTTACTTATGGGAATCCTTCTCTGCCGGTGAACAATGCTTTGATAGCTTCTGTCAGTACATTTGTGAAAAAACTGAAATGA
- a CDS encoding DUF2089 family protein: MGEIKKRLPLQCPACNAPLRVGRLFCGECRTEVCGDFELPVLARLSDKEQQFILAFVKSSGSLKGMAKSMGVSYPTVRNILDDLIDRLSKMDE, translated from the coding sequence ATGGGAGAAATAAAGAAACGTTTGCCGTTGCAATGCCCTGCGTGTAATGCACCGTTGAGGGTGGGTAGGCTTTTCTGTGGAGAATGCCGCACGGAAGTGTGCGGAGATTTTGAACTGCCTGTGCTGGCACGGCTTTCAGATAAAGAGCAGCAGTTTATTCTTGCGTTTGTCAAATCGAGCGGAAGTTTGAAGGGCATGGCGAAAAGTATGGGGGTCAGTTACCCTACGGTGAGAAATATCTTGGACGATTTAATTGATAGACTTTCTAAAATGGATGAGTAA
- a CDS encoding prephenate dehydrogenase, whose translation MRILILGAGKMGSFFTDVLSFQHETAVFDVDPKRLRFVYNTYRYTTLEEIEEFKPELVINAATVKYTLDAFHQVLPALPKDCIISDIASVKTGLKEFYDQCGFRYVSTHPMFGPTFANLDKLSTENAIIISEGDHLGKIFFKDLYQNLGLNIFEYTFDEHDETVAYSLSIPFVSTFVFAAVMKHQDAPGTTFKRHMKIAKGVLSEDDYLLQEILFNPRTPAQVEGIRTELNELLDIINKKDAAGMRAYLSKIREKIK comes from the coding sequence ATGAGAATATTAATTTTAGGAGCCGGTAAAATGGGCTCCTTCTTTACCGATGTATTGAGCTTCCAGCACGAAACCGCCGTATTTGATGTAGACCCGAAACGCCTTCGTTTTGTTTACAATACCTACCGATATACCACACTCGAAGAGATTGAAGAATTCAAGCCCGAACTGGTTATCAATGCGGCAACCGTGAAATATACACTGGATGCTTTTCACCAAGTATTGCCTGCTCTCCCCAAGGATTGCATCATCAGCGATATTGCCTCGGTAAAGACCGGACTGAAAGAATTTTATGACCAATGCGGATTCCGTTATGTGTCTACTCACCCCATGTTCGGTCCCACATTTGCCAACCTAGACAAACTGAGCACCGAAAATGCCATCATCATCAGCGAAGGGGACCATTTGGGTAAAATCTTCTTCAAAGACTTATACCAAAACCTTGGTCTGAATATCTTTGAGTATACCTTCGACGAGCACGATGAGACAGTGGCCTATTCACTGTCTATCCCTTTTGTTTCCACTTTTGTTTTTGCGGCAGTGATGAAGCATCAGGACGCTCCCGGTACTACTTTCAAACGCCACATGAAGATAGCTAAAGGAGTACTAAGCGAAGACGACTACCTGTTGCAGGAAATTTTATTCAATCCCCGCACCCCGGCACAGGTAGAAGGTATCCGTACAGAATTAAATGAGCTGTTGGATATCATCAACAAGAAAGATGCTGCGGGGATGCGTGCCTATCTTAGCAAGATTCGAGAAAAGATTAAATAA
- a CDS encoding bifunctional 3-deoxy-7-phosphoheptulonate synthase/chorismate mutase type II has protein sequence MELDLKPIELPGIEKKRPMIIAGPCSAETEQQVMDTALMLANKGIKIFRAGIWKPRTKPGGFEGIGVDGLAWLKRVKQETGMYVATEVATAKHVYECLKAGIDVLWIGARTTANPFAVQEIADALKGVDIPILIKNPVNPDLELWIGAFERINNAGLKQLGAIHRGFSSYDKKIYRNLPQWHIPIELRRRIPELPIFCDPSHIGGKRELVAPLCQQAMDLGFDGLIVESHCNPDCAWSDAAQQVTPDVLDYILNLLVIRKETQTTENLGELRNQIDDCDNEIIEVLAKRMRVCREIGTFKKEHDMTILQTGRYNEILDKRGAQGSLCGMDSDFIKKVFEAIHEESVRQQMEIINK, from the coding sequence ATGGAATTAGATTTAAAACCCATCGAACTTCCGGGAATTGAAAAAAAACGCCCGATGATTATCGCCGGCCCATGTAGTGCCGAAACAGAACAGCAAGTTATGGATACAGCTCTCATGCTGGCCAATAAAGGCATCAAGATTTTCCGTGCCGGCATTTGGAAACCGCGTACCAAACCGGGAGGTTTCGAAGGCATCGGTGTAGATGGCCTGGCATGGCTGAAACGTGTGAAACAGGAAACCGGTATGTATGTTGCCACCGAAGTGGCTACAGCCAAACACGTTTACGAATGTTTAAAGGCAGGTATTGATGTGCTTTGGATTGGCGCACGCACCACTGCCAACCCGTTTGCCGTGCAGGAAATTGCTGATGCTCTGAAAGGTGTGGACATTCCTATATTGATTAAAAACCCTGTCAACCCTGACCTTGAATTGTGGATTGGAGCTTTCGAGCGCATCAATAATGCAGGTTTGAAGCAACTGGGTGCTATCCATCGCGGATTCTCTTCTTATGATAAAAAGATTTACCGTAACCTGCCTCAATGGCATATCCCTATCGAATTGCGTCGCCGCATTCCCGAACTACCGATTTTCTGTGATCCCAGCCATATCGGTGGCAAGCGCGAGTTGGTAGCTCCCCTCTGCCAGCAGGCGATGGACTTAGGTTTTGACGGTTTAATCGTAGAATCACACTGCAATCCCGACTGTGCATGGAGCGATGCCGCCCAACAAGTCACTCCCGATGTGCTGGACTATATCCTAAATCTGCTAGTCATCCGCAAAGAAACCCAAACCACCGAAAACCTGGGCGAACTGCGTAACCAAATCGATGATTGCGACAATGAGATTATCGAGGTATTGGCAAAACGTATGCGTGTCTGCCGTGAAATCGGTACATTCAAGAAAGAACATGATATGACCATTCTGCAGACAGGCCGTTACAATGAAATTCTAGACAAGCGCGGTGCACAAGGCTCACTGTGCGGCATGGACTCAGATTTCATTAAAAAAGTATTCGAAGCCATCCACGAAGAAAGCGTAAGGCAACAAATGGAAATCATAAATAAGTAA
- a CDS encoding pyridoxal phosphate-dependent aminotransferase, translating into MQKEHQPYNIQPANRLANVSEYYFSRKLKEVAQMNAEGKNVISLGIGSPDMPPSEETVQVLCEQAKRPDVHGYQPTVGIPELRKAMADWYKRWYHVDLDPATEIQPLIGSKEGILHVTLALVNPGDQVLVPNPGYPTYTSLNKILGSEIVNYNLCEDNHWQPDFDELEKMDLSRVKIMWTNYPNMPTGANATMELYEKLVNFARRHNIVIVNDNPYSFILNKKPLSILNVPGAKECCIEFNSMSKSHNMPGWRVGMLATNAQFVQWILKIKSNIDSGTFRPMQLAAAQAYNNSVEWHEEANVNVYSRRRQLAEEIMKVLGCSFDPNQVGMFLWGRIPESYNDVEELTEKVLHEARVFITPGFIFGSNGKRYIRISLCAKEEKLAEALERIKKIM; encoded by the coding sequence ATGCAGAAGGAACATCAACCATATAATATTCAGCCGGCAAACCGTCTGGCGAATGTTAGCGAATACTACTTCAGCCGTAAACTGAAAGAAGTGGCACAAATGAATGCCGAAGGTAAGAATGTAATCAGTTTGGGCATCGGAAGCCCTGACATGCCCCCTTCGGAAGAAACCGTGCAAGTACTGTGCGAGCAAGCAAAACGCCCCGATGTTCACGGATACCAACCTACTGTCGGCATCCCCGAACTACGCAAAGCTATGGCCGACTGGTATAAACGATGGTATCACGTCGATCTTGATCCGGCGACAGAAATCCAGCCTCTGATCGGTTCCAAGGAAGGTATCCTGCATGTGACGTTGGCATTGGTCAATCCTGGTGACCAAGTATTAGTTCCCAATCCGGGATATCCTACCTACACCTCTTTAAATAAAATATTGGGCAGTGAGATTGTGAACTACAACCTGTGCGAAGACAACCATTGGCAACCCGATTTTGATGAACTGGAGAAGATGGACTTGAGCCGCGTCAAGATTATGTGGACCAACTATCCCAATATGCCGACCGGAGCGAACGCCACGATGGAACTTTATGAAAAGCTGGTAAACTTTGCACGCCGCCATAATATTGTGATTGTAAACGACAACCCATACAGCTTTATTCTGAACAAAAAACCACTGAGTATTCTCAATGTGCCCGGAGCCAAAGAATGCTGTATCGAGTTCAACTCTATGAGCAAGAGCCACAATATGCCCGGCTGGCGTGTGGGAATGCTTGCCACCAATGCGCAGTTTGTACAATGGATATTGAAAATAAAGAGTAATATTGATTCAGGAACTTTCCGCCCCATGCAACTGGCCGCCGCACAAGCTTACAACAATAGTGTGGAATGGCACGAAGAAGCGAACGTCAATGTATATAGCCGCCGCCGCCAACTGGCAGAAGAGATTATGAAAGTACTCGGTTGTAGCTTTGATCCCAATCAGGTAGGTATGTTCCTTTGGGGACGTATTCCCGAATCTTACAATGACGTGGAAGAACTGACCGAAAAAGTTTTGCACGAAGCACGTGTGTTCATCACTCCGGGTTTCATCTTCGGCAGTAACGGCAAACGCTATATACGTATTTCCCTCTGTGCCAAAGAAGAAAAACTGGCTGAAGCACTGGAAAGAATTAAAAAGATAATGTAA
- a CDS encoding prephenate dehydratase, which produces MKKIAIQGVPGSYHDIAAHKFFPGEEIELICCSTFEEIFSNMKQDSNVIGMLAIENTIAGSLLHNYELLRESGMTIIGEHKLRIKHSFMCLPDDDWNTLTEVNSHPVALAQCREFLMQHPKLKIVETEDTAGSAEAIKRENLKGHAAICSKYAADLYGMKVLEEGIETNKHNFTRFLVVADPWKADDLRERSKVNKANIVFSLPHNEGSLSQVLSIFSFYKINLTKIQSLPIIGREWEYLFYVDVIFNDYLRYKQSIDAVSPLTKELKILGEYAEGTSTI; this is translated from the coding sequence ATGAAAAAGATAGCAATACAAGGTGTACCGGGCTCATATCATGACATTGCCGCCCACAAATTCTTCCCAGGTGAAGAAATCGAACTAATCTGCTGCTCCACATTCGAAGAAATCTTTTCGAATATGAAACAGGATAGCAATGTCATTGGTATGCTTGCTATCGAGAACACCATTGCAGGAAGCTTGTTGCATAACTATGAGTTGCTGCGCGAAAGTGGAATGACCATTATCGGAGAACACAAACTACGCATCAAGCACAGTTTCATGTGTCTGCCCGACGATGACTGGAATACATTGACCGAAGTAAACTCCCACCCCGTTGCCTTGGCACAATGCCGAGAGTTCCTGATGCAACATCCGAAACTGAAGATAGTAGAAACGGAAGATACAGCAGGAAGTGCAGAAGCCATCAAACGGGAAAACTTGAAAGGTCATGCCGCCATCTGTTCCAAATATGCCGCCGATCTATACGGAATGAAAGTATTGGAAGAAGGCATCGAAACAAACAAACACAACTTCACGCGTTTCCTTGTAGTGGCCGACCCATGGAAAGCCGATGACTTACGTGAACGTTCGAAAGTAAACAAAGCCAACATCGTTTTCTCCCTCCCTCACAACGAAGGAAGCTTGTCGCAAGTGCTCTCTATCTTTTCTTTCTATAAAATAAACCTGACCAAGATTCAATCATTACCGATTATAGGCCGAGAATGGGAATATCTGTTCTACGTAGACGTGATCTTCAATGATTATTTAAGATACAAGCAATCTATCGACGCCGTTTCACCATTGACAAAAGAACTTAAAATATTAGGAGAATATGCAGAAGGAACATCAACCATATAA
- a CDS encoding winged helix-turn-helix transcriptional regulator has product MKNFHPDDNCPVRNVLCRLGDKWSMLVLITLNANGTMRFCDIHKTIADISQRMLTVTLRTLETDGLVSRRVYAEVPPRVEYELTERGKSLIPHIEGLVDWALQQMPGIMESRSQTGTV; this is encoded by the coding sequence ATGAAAAATTTTCATCCGGATGATAATTGTCCTGTACGGAATGTATTGTGCAGGCTTGGTGATAAGTGGTCTATGCTAGTTCTTATCACATTAAATGCTAACGGAACCATGCGATTTTGCGATATTCATAAGACAATAGCCGATATCTCACAACGCATGCTGACTGTAACCCTGCGCACACTGGAAACTGACGGACTAGTGAGCCGGAGAGTATATGCCGAAGTTCCGCCACGAGTAGAATATGAACTGACAGAAAGAGGGAAAAGCTTAATACCACATATAGAAGGATTAGTAGATTGGGCTTTACAACAGATGCCGGGAATTATGGAAAGCAGGAGCCAAACAGGCACTGTCTAA
- a CDS encoding DJ-1/PfpI family protein gives MAKKVAVLAVNPVNGFGLFQYLEAFFENAISYKVYAVAETKEIKTNSGIELVADDVIANLIGHEDDFDALVFACGDAVPVFAQNADKPYNVDLMSVLKAFAGKGKILIGHCAAGLLFDFAGITEGKRLAVHPLAKPAVSKGMATDEKSVVDGNFYTAQSENFVWTMMPQVIEALKK, from the coding sequence ATGGCAAAGAAAGTAGCTGTTTTAGCAGTAAATCCGGTGAACGGATTCGGTTTGTTCCAATATTTGGAAGCGTTTTTTGAAAATGCTATATCCTATAAGGTGTATGCAGTGGCGGAAACAAAGGAAATTAAAACAAACTCGGGTATTGAATTGGTGGCCGATGATGTGATTGCAAATCTTATAGGGCATGAGGATGATTTTGATGCTTTGGTTTTTGCCTGTGGGGATGCGGTTCCTGTATTCGCTCAAAATGCGGATAAGCCTTATAATGTGGACTTGATGTCGGTCTTGAAAGCATTTGCTGGGAAAGGAAAGATCCTGATAGGTCATTGTGCTGCAGGCCTGTTGTTTGATTTTGCTGGAATTACAGAGGGAAAGAGATTAGCTGTGCATCCTTTGGCAAAACCGGCTGTAAGTAAAGGGATGGCTACTGATGAAAAATCGGTTGTTGATGGTAATTTTTATACAGCACAAAGTGAAAACTTTGTTTGGACAATGATGCCTCAGGTAATTGAAGCCTTGAAAAAATAA
- a CDS encoding MalY/PatB family protein, translating to MRYNFDKVIDRSGTSAEKVEGLKHIWGRTDLIPLWVADMDFATAPFVTDAIRKRCENEVLGYTGKPDSYYNAIINWVKQRYDLVVVKEMINFVPGIVPGIGMAMNCFTQKGDKVMIQPPVYHPFAWVTTRNERTLVTNPLKWENGMYRMDLDTFREQIKGCKLFILCNPHNPGGVVWTEAELRAIADICYDEKVLVFSDEIHADLTLPPHTHRPFATVSEKARMNSVTFMSPSKAFNMPGLSASHALIFNEDLCKRFRIYMDAGELDMGHVFAFLSVEAAYSHGTEWLDQCLAYIQGNIDFVDDFLKNHAPKIKAIRPEASYLVWLDCRELKLSQKDLNEFFVDKAHLALNDGEMFGKEGIGFMRLNVASPRCIIEKAMKQLADAYQLYIK from the coding sequence ATGAGATACAATTTTGATAAAGTGATAGATCGCAGCGGTACGTCTGCTGAGAAAGTAGAAGGGCTGAAGCATATTTGGGGACGTACGGATTTGATTCCTTTATGGGTGGCTGATATGGATTTTGCCACAGCTCCTTTTGTAACAGATGCTATCCGTAAACGTTGCGAAAATGAAGTTCTAGGGTATACAGGTAAACCAGATAGCTATTATAATGCGATTATAAACTGGGTAAAACAGCGTTATGATCTGGTTGTGGTCAAGGAAATGATAAATTTTGTTCCCGGCATTGTACCAGGTATCGGTATGGCTATGAATTGTTTTACTCAGAAAGGGGATAAGGTAATGATTCAACCTCCTGTTTATCATCCTTTTGCATGGGTTACTACTCGTAATGAGCGCACTTTGGTTACCAATCCGTTAAAATGGGAAAACGGCATGTATCGTATGGATTTGGATACTTTTCGTGAACAGATTAAAGGTTGTAAGCTGTTTATTTTATGTAATCCTCATAATCCGGGTGGCGTTGTGTGGACTGAAGCAGAGTTACGAGCGATAGCTGATATCTGTTATGATGAGAAAGTATTGGTCTTCTCGGATGAAATTCATGCGGATTTGACTTTACCTCCTCATACACATCGTCCTTTTGCTACTGTCAGTGAAAAGGCTCGAATGAACTCTGTTACTTTTATGTCTCCTAGCAAGGCTTTTAATATGCCGGGACTATCTGCCTCACATGCTCTTATTTTTAATGAAGATTTGTGTAAACGTTTCCGTATCTATATGGATGCCGGTGAGTTGGATATGGGACATGTCTTTGCTTTTCTTTCTGTTGAGGCTGCTTATAGTCATGGTACGGAATGGCTTGACCAATGTTTGGCATATATACAAGGAAATATAGATTTTGTAGACGATTTTTTGAAAAATCATGCACCTAAAATCAAGGCCATTCGTCCGGAGGCTTCTTATTTAGTTTGGCTGGATTGCCGTGAACTGAAGTTGAGCCAGAAAGATTTGAATGAATTCTTTGTAGATAAAGCACATTTGGCATTGAATGACGGGGAGATGTTTGGTAAGGAAGGTATTGGCTTTATGCGTTTAAATGTGGCAAGTCCGCGTTGTATCATCGAAAAGGCGATGAAACAACTGGCGGATGCTTATCAACTATATATAAAGTGA
- a CDS encoding AI-2E family transporter: MSVKEQYWKYSLITIILGLGLILFIKMSPFMGGILGACTIYIMVRKQMFYLTQEKHFKKSITAILLLIEAIMCFLVPLSLAVWLLINKLQTVNVDTTGFIHTVTNLADWLHTKTGYDLLNAENISSIASILPAIGQFLMGSISSFAVNAFVLVFVLYFMLIGGIQMEKYIYELLPFSDTNKKNVLKEINMIVRSNAIGIPLLAVIQGGIATLGYYLFDVPSALLFGFLTCFATVIPIVGTALVWFPLAAYLALSGDWTHAIGLLLYCGLIVTNIDNLIRFILQKKMADTHPLITIFGVVIGLSLFGFMGVIFGPLLLSIFILCVNIFKTQYLK; the protein is encoded by the coding sequence ATGAGCGTAAAAGAACAATATTGGAAATACTCCCTTATCACCATTATACTGGGATTAGGACTTATTTTATTTATAAAAATGTCTCCTTTCATGGGAGGTATTTTAGGAGCATGCACCATTTACATTATGGTAAGAAAACAAATGTTTTATCTTACCCAAGAAAAGCATTTCAAAAAAAGCATTACAGCCATTTTACTCTTGATAGAAGCTATTATGTGCTTTCTTGTACCTTTATCATTGGCCGTATGGTTATTAATCAATAAATTACAGACGGTAAACGTAGATACGACAGGTTTTATCCATACGGTAACCAATCTTGCCGATTGGCTCCATACCAAGACGGGATATGACTTACTAAATGCGGAAAACATTTCATCCATAGCCTCAATTCTTCCTGCCATCGGACAGTTTCTGATGGGAAGTATCAGTAGCTTTGCCGTTAATGCTTTCGTATTGGTCTTTGTTCTCTATTTCATGCTAATTGGCGGAATTCAAATGGAAAAATATATCTATGAGTTACTTCCTTTCAGCGATACAAACAAAAAAAATGTACTGAAAGAAATTAATATGATTGTAAGGAGTAATGCGATAGGTATTCCCTTACTAGCAGTCATTCAAGGAGGAATAGCTACATTAGGTTACTATTTATTTGATGTACCCAGCGCGCTATTGTTTGGCTTCCTGACCTGCTTTGCCACCGTCATTCCTATTGTAGGAACAGCATTGGTATGGTTCCCGCTAGCTGCCTATCTTGCTCTTTCAGGAGATTGGACACATGCCATCGGATTACTTCTTTATTGTGGATTAATTGTAACAAACATTGATAATCTCATCCGTTTTATTCTGCAAAAGAAGATGGCAGACACCCATCCACTCATCACCATTTTTGGAGTAGTCATCGGACTTTCTTTATTCGGATTCATGGGTGTCATATTCGGACCGTTATTGTTATCCATCTTCATTTTATGCGTGAATATTTTCAAGACGCAATACTTAAAATAA
- a CDS encoding tetratricopeptide repeat protein, which translates to MGLFKSLFGGNNIPETEKEKNDKKNFEILKYDGIRAQRMGKLPYAIKCFEEAVAINDELETLSLLATAYTQANRLDDARITLDRMATKDPEQVNTFLSLAGICYMQEDYENMKDACQKALVLDNKNPLSFYLTAKAAIGMKDDITAIAMLTKAIVLKEDYTEAYQLRAEVLWKMKQAKDAAEDIQKLLSLNPDDEQALLLKGEILAATNEPEQAQECFNQVLSLNPFNEKAYILSGELYLANKDFDKALVIYDEAIEINPNFAKAYHERGRIKLLKGDKDGSVEDMKKAIELAPENEINISGQYNNYENMTKNVPF; encoded by the coding sequence ATGGGCTTATTTAAATCCTTATTCGGCGGAAACAACATCCCCGAAACCGAAAAAGAGAAAAATGATAAAAAGAACTTCGAGATTTTAAAATACGATGGCATCCGCGCCCAACGTATGGGTAAACTACCTTATGCCATTAAATGTTTTGAAGAGGCAGTTGCCATCAACGATGAATTAGAAACTCTCAGCCTGCTAGCCACTGCTTATACACAGGCGAACCGACTAGATGACGCCCGTATCACACTAGACCGCATGGCTACAAAAGATCCTGAACAAGTAAACACCTTCCTTTCACTAGCTGGCATCTGCTATATGCAGGAAGATTACGAAAATATGAAGGATGCCTGCCAAAAAGCTTTGGTTTTAGATAATAAGAACCCCCTATCTTTCTATTTGACAGCAAAAGCAGCTATCGGCATGAAAGATGATATCACTGCCATTGCCATGCTGACTAAAGCTATCGTATTGAAAGAAGATTATACCGAAGCATACCAGCTACGCGCTGAAGTACTTTGGAAAATGAAACAAGCAAAAGATGCTGCTGAAGATATACAAAAGTTACTCAGCCTCAATCCCGACGACGAACAAGCCTTGCTCTTGAAAGGAGAAATTCTAGCCGCCACCAATGAACCGGAACAAGCACAAGAATGTTTTAATCAAGTATTGTCACTCAATCCGTTCAATGAAAAGGCCTATATCCTGTCAGGCGAACTATATCTGGCAAACAAAGATTTTGACAAAGCATTGGTTATATATGATGAAGCCATTGAAATCAATCCAAACTTTGCCAAAGCATATCATGAACGAGGACGTATCAAATTACTTAAAGGAGACAAAGACGGATCTGTGGAAGATATGAAGAAAGCAATAGAACTGGCTCCTGAAAATGAAATTAATATTAGCGGTCAATACAATAATTATGAAAACATGACTAAGAATGTTCCGTTTTAA